The Sulfurimonas sp. HSL3-2 genome segment GATCCGACAGCCGGAACTAACATGTTAGGCGAAGCATACTTTGTCGGCGTATTGTCACTTATAGATACTGTTTTCGGTGTTAAACTTGAAACGATACTCGATGATATGCATATCTCCGATGAAGTGAAAAATGCGATACTTTTCGATGAGGGGATATTGGGTGAGATATTCTCTTTAGTGCGTGATATTGAGGCTTTTGATACTCAGGCGATATCGGAATTTGAAGAGAGATATTTTTTACATGACAATGTCATCAAAAATATCGTTCTTCAGGGTATAAAAGATGTAAACAGTTTTGAAAACCCTAGTCTGTCAAACTAGAAGTTTAGTTTATAACGACTGATTTTATCTCAGTCATCTCCTCTATAGCAAAGCGGGGGCCTTCTCGTCCGACACCGCTTAGTTTTACACCGCCGTACGGCTGGATATCAAATCTCAGTGTCGGCATATCGTTGATAATTATCCCGCCGGCATCAAGTTCATCTATCGCGCGTTTTGCAAGTGAGAGGTCATTTGTAAATACCGAGAACTGCAGTCCGTAAGGAGAGTCGTTCATCTTGTCTCTTGCCGTCTCAAAATCATCCACTTTTATAAGCGAGACGATAGGGGCGAATACCTCTTCGCAGACTATTTTCATCTCGTCCGTCACGTCAGCCATAACACACGGATAGAACAGTCTTCCTTCACTTTTTACTGTAAGCAGAGACGAGGCTCCTTCGCTTATGGCACTCTCCACCCAGTTCTTAGCTCTGCTTACGGCGTCTTCATCTATTAACGGTCCCATAAAGGTATCGTCGTCATACGGCGAACCGACTACAAGTTTTTTTGTCGCCTCAGCCATTTTTTTAGCAAACTCGTCATAGATCCCGCTGTTTACGTAGATGCGTTGCAAAGAGATACATACCTGTCCCGAGTTTACAAAAGCACCGATGGCACATTTACCGGCAGCCAGATCAAGGTCAGCTGTACGGTCGATGTATGTCGCCGCATTTCCTCCAAGCTCAAGGCTTACTTTTTTTATTCCGGCATTTTTGGTGATGATATTTCCTACAGGCACGCTTCCCGTGAAGCTTACGACTCTTGGAATATCACTTGTGATAAGCGCACTTCCCACCTCTGCATCGCCGTAGACTACACTTAGTGCATCTTTAACGGCGTATTTACTCTCTATAAAGAGCTTTGCAAACTTGTAAGCCGTCAGAGGTGCTTCGGGTGTCGGTTTTAACACGACTGCATTACCCGCGACTAATGCAGGAGCAAGTTTATGGGCTACAAGATTAAGAGGAAAATTAAACGGTGTGATCGCCACGACGACACCTGCAGGCTCACGCGTAAAGTAGGAGATGGATTTTCTTCCGCTTGGCATCGCATCGGTGTTTATCGTCTCGCCGTGCATAGTCCTCATCGTCTCTGCACTAAGCGTGATGGTCTCGATGGCGCGTTCGACCTCTATGCGAGAAAAAGTGATGGGTTTACCCACTTCATCGGTTATGGTACGTGCGATATCCTCTTTATTCTCACGCAGTTTATCCGCAACGTCTAGAAGCCAAGAACATCTTTGTGAAAGTGTCGATCTTTTGGCCTCTTTGGCTGCGTTTTGAGCGATAGCAAGAGCTTTTAGCGCATCATCTGCATCACATACGGGTGCAGTGCTTACGACTTCTCCGTTAAACGGACTACATCTTTGAGACAGTTTTTCTTTTGCGGCTTCCAAAGAGCCAAAATAGATCTTTGCTTCCATGGTTTCCCTCCTAAAACTTATATACTAAACTTGTAGTTTGTGTAAAATCCTCTTTTTTGACACCGACCGCCGGTTTAGAATCTACATCGTAATAGACTTTTATCGATGCATACAGCTCTTCATAAACGTGAACACGCAGTTCCAAACCGTTTGAGATGATATAGTCATCGATCGCATCTATTTTTGGCTGATAATATCCTACGTAAGCGATACTGGAGTCTTCGCCGAGTTTTCTGCTGTATGACAGATAGAGATTTGCTCTGCCGTTGTCTTCGGTCGGATCGACAGCGGTAGTGTAATCTATATGCTCGTAAAAAGCACCTACGCCTATATATGCACTGGCTGTAAGTTTATCCAAAATATGAAAACGAAATCCACCGCCTGTTAAAAATCTTTCCTCGATCTTTGTAAACTCGTTTGTCTGTGATTGTGCAAAGAGTTCCCAGTTAATATCTTTTTGTGCATCAAATGTATGGATGTATCTTAGATGTGCATAGGTCTTATTCGTGTTTTTAACACCCGAAGCTTCTGCATAGTTGGCAGATACTTCACCCCAAGTCACATAGCTTGCATTGTTATCATAAAGGACTCTTGCGCCGCCTTTGTACTCGTCTTTTTCTGTATTTCCACGTTTTGTCTCTAAAGATGCTTCAATTTCTCCGCTTATTCCAGGGTTCTTCCCGATCTCGACGGGTGCTATAGAAACGACAGCATGTGAAAGTGCTAAACATGAAAGCAGTAGCAGTAAGTAACGCATTGATATCCTTTGTAAAAATTTCGAGATTGTACTAAAACAGAGATTTGAGTATGCTAAGAGAGAGGTTTAGAGTTTCCATGTAAGCCAAGATTTATGCTTACATGTAAAGGTTATCTTTTTTGATTTCCGTTGGTGATAAAGTGGATGATCCCCTCGCGGGCTATGATATCCTCATATTTTTTTGTGCGCGATATGGCGTCTTCAAATCCGTCAGGTGAACCTGATTTTGTTTTGACAACAGCGTTTGAGACACGTTTGCCTGTTTTATCATAAGCCTCTATAGTCGTCGTCCTAAGCGCCCACGTCATTTTCGCAAACTGCGGGTTTGCAGAGGCAATATGTTTTTCGACTGCTTTTGTTCTTATCTTGATCAGGACATTATATATCTTATCGCTGAACTTGAAGTTTTCAAGACTTAGTTCCGAACGCACTAAAGATGCTAAAGATTTTGAGTTCTCATCTGCCTGGATCTTAAAGACAAGGTTGTTTTGAGCCTCTCGTATCTCTTTTGTGTACATCTTGTATCTGTTAAGGTATACGGAGTCTTGGAAATTTGGTTTTATGATTTTGATAATTGGGAAATAGTTGTCGGTCTCATTTAAAAGATCATTGATCTTGTTACTGAGTTTTAGTTTTTCAAAAACGGTAGAACCTGAGAATATATCCCATTCATTCATGATCTTTTCATCTACTTTCTTTAGTTTTGTGATGTACGTACGCGCGAGTTCTTCTCTGTCCACTTTAACCAAGACATGCCATGCTGTACCGTCGTTATAGCTATCTTCGATCCCGACGTTAGAGTACTCTATCTCTTTTGCTTTTGTCACGACATCTTGTTTTACTTTACTTAGCACCTCTTCATCATTACCCAGTCTTGAAGCCGAAAGACTTGAACTAAATGTCGAGTTGACCGATACGGAGATGCGAGAGGAGATGTCTGCAAGGGCACTGTTTTTAGCGTCGGTCTGTGTCTTACCGTCGCCTACGCCATAGTAGTATCTAGAGGTATCACCAGGCGGTGAGCTTACCCAAGCGGCACTCGCCGCATTTTGTTGTTCAGATATAGATGCACCGTTACATGATGCAAATATAAATAATCCTAAAAGTATTACAACCGCTTTGATCTGTCTCACATTGTCTCCTTTAGTATTTCACCCTTATTTCGTATCTTCTGAAACAGGTGTTTCCTCTTCACTGTTTTTTTTCTCATCTTCAGCTGCCGCTTTATCCGCTTCAGCTTTCGCCTCTGCCGCTTCTACGATGATACTTGTTATATCCTCATACTTTTCAGCAAGTACTGCCTGTTTATGTGCGTAGTATGTACCGATACCGATATTTGGCAAGAAGTATATAGCATTTTTAACCAAACGTTCTATACGTATTTTAAATTTTTCGGCGTATCTTGGAAATCTTGCCGCAGCGATCGCTAAAGACTGAAGCTCTTTGGGAAAGTTTTGAATGATCGGCTGACCTGCTATGTTTGATATAGCGACGCCAAAAGCAGAGTATGCTTCCGTTGCACCGGTTTGTATCTCTTTTGAGACCAGATTCACATTTTTAGCAAGTTTTATCTGATCTTCATCGAGTCTGATGTCGGATTTCAGTGCAGTCGTAGCATCATCCAAAAGCGTAAAGTAGATCTTCTCTTTTTCATCTGCATCTGCTTTTGCCTGAGAGAGTTCGGTTTCGATCTGAGCGAGTCTGTCATTGATATTTACTCTCTCTTCATGACTGAGTGAAGATTTTTTTGATGTACCTGTTTGAGTAAGCATCCCTTTTAGTTTTGCCTGCAATGAGCCCTTTTCACCCTCTAATCCGGCGGTATTAGCATACGCTTTTAACATATCGTCTCTGGCAAGTTTGAGATCTTTTTGATAGTTTGTCGGCGTCAGGGAGATAAGTGCATCGCCGAGAGTCTCATACACATCGGTAGTCCCCGCCTCTACCATCTTCATCTTTCCGTCTTTAAAATCAAGAAAGCTCTCTAATGATGAGTCGAATTTAAACGGATCAGGCCAGTTTGAACGGTCTTTTCCATAAAGGATGATGATCTTTTGGATCGCTCTGTACGTAAGCGGTGAGATAGGGTCAGATACAGTCCCTGCAATAGCTCCCATATCAAAACCTGCTGCTTTGCTTAGCGCGTTCATTCCCCCTGAACTGCCAAGCATCTTACGCTGAATAGGTTCACTGTAGCGTATGGTCGAGTAGTAAGGGCCGTTTTTAAGAGCACGCACGATGATCTTCGCTTGCGCATCACTGATATCAGCAGCG includes the following:
- a CDS encoding aldehyde dehydrogenase family protein; translated protein: MEAKIYFGSLEAAKEKLSQRCSPFNGEVVSTAPVCDADDALKALAIAQNAAKEAKRSTLSQRCSWLLDVADKLRENKEDIARTITDEVGKPITFSRIEVERAIETITLSAETMRTMHGETINTDAMPSGRKSISYFTREPAGVVVAITPFNFPLNLVAHKLAPALVAGNAVVLKPTPEAPLTAYKFAKLFIESKYAVKDALSVVYGDAEVGSALITSDIPRVVSFTGSVPVGNIITKNAGIKKVSLELGGNAATYIDRTADLDLAAGKCAIGAFVNSGQVCISLQRIYVNSGIYDEFAKKMAEATKKLVVGSPYDDDTFMGPLIDEDAVSRAKNWVESAISEGASSLLTVKSEGRLFYPCVMADVTDEMKIVCEEVFAPIVSLIKVDDFETARDKMNDSPYGLQFSVFTNDLSLAKRAIDELDAGGIIINDMPTLRFDIQPYGGVKLSGVGREGPRFAIEEMTEIKSVVIN
- a CDS encoding DUF481 domain-containing protein; its protein translation is MRYLLLLLSCLALSHAVVSIAPVEIGKNPGISGEIEASLETKRGNTEKDEYKGGARVLYDNNASYVTWGEVSANYAEASGVKNTNKTYAHLRYIHTFDAQKDINWELFAQSQTNEFTKIEERFLTGGGFRFHILDKLTASAYIGVGAFYEHIDYTTAVDPTEDNGRANLYLSYSRKLGEDSSIAYVGYYQPKIDAIDDYIISNGLELRVHVYEELYASIKVYYDVDSKPAVGVKKEDFTQTTSLVYKF
- a CDS encoding LPP20 family lipoprotein; amino-acid sequence: MRQIKAVVILLGLFIFASCNGASISEQQNAASAAWVSSPPGDTSRYYYGVGDGKTQTDAKNSALADISSRISVSVNSTFSSSLSASRLGNDEEVLSKVKQDVVTKAKEIEYSNVGIEDSYNDGTAWHVLVKVDREELARTYITKLKKVDEKIMNEWDIFSGSTVFEKLKLSNKINDLLNETDNYFPIIKIIKPNFQDSVYLNRYKMYTKEIREAQNNLVFKIQADENSKSLASLVRSELSLENFKFSDKIYNVLIKIRTKAVEKHIASANPQFAKMTWALRTTTIEAYDKTGKRVSNAVVKTKSGSPDGFEDAISRTKKYEDIIAREGIIHFITNGNQKR